In Silene latifolia isolate original U9 population chromosome X, ASM4854445v1, whole genome shotgun sequence, the following proteins share a genomic window:
- the LOC141618024 gene encoding uncharacterized protein LOC141618024: MAMDEVMDEDRSLFLITGDEEFQYCMYRVSESEMAPENPEDECTFLKLGQPILTMDKSVYPSRMSFVNVRTKIYMVGGYLRDGNNPPHQSKTFIYDTLSNSMVPGPALVSGKCKPYLLTIGSKIFALSNSLNCNSCKDSGMDPIPQFEVLDTEDIEQGWSALPLPALYSSNRMKFCSVDAWAAAYVGGTSSAIFISVKDGGGTYAFDVDKKLWNPVSDQVLPFPGPATPLPGSPNLPYAPTLCCASSLRSGRYAAFRFHYHAQEFRIDEIEIHNSPLLSAPLPPDLYLSYLVRVLGPNGRIYFLDCGVDDATAWTTGRGNVYFKVSALQVCKIKLEEGQKKKKKNKRKEMEHGGEENETIMPGSNKEHVLKICNKKRDSNKEQVLKKCKKKLKICKKKLDSNKEQVLKICKKKLGSNKEQVLKICKKKKMQKGNDEEKETTVTLDQMRNAQVEDETIELKMNHIWRRSLFAGPIVDILKLVVAAFAL; the protein is encoded by the coding sequence ATGGCGATGGACGAGGTGATGGACGAGGATAGGTCATTATTCCTAATTACGGGAGACGAAGAGTTTCAGTATTGCATGTACCGTGTTAGTGAATCCGAAATGGCTCCCGAGAACCCTGAAGATGAATGCACCTTTCTTAAACTTGGGCAGCCAATACTGACGATGGATAAATCAGTCTATCCAAGTCGCATGTCTTTTGTGAATGTAAGGACTAAAATCTATATGGTTGGTGGCTATTTACGTGATGGAAATAACCCACCACATCAATCTAAGACCTTCATATATGATACCTTGTCCAACTCGATGGTTCCTGGCCCGGCTTTGGTTTCCGGCAAATGTAAGCCTTACTTGCTTACCATTGGATCCAAGATATTTGCCTTATCTAACTCCCTCAATTGTAATTCCTGTAAAGATTCTGGCATGGACCCTATACCTCAGTTTGAGGTATTGGATACCGAGGATATTGAACAAGGGTGGTCTGCGCTGCCGCTTCCAGCTCTTTACAGTTCCAATCGAATGAAATTTTGTTCTGTTGATGCTTGGGCGGCTGCTTACGTTGGTGGAACTTCCAGCGCTATATTTATAAGTGTGAAAGATGGAGGCGGTACTTACGCTTTTGATGTAGATAAGAAACTATGGAATCCCGTTAGTGATCAAGTTTTACCTTTCCCTGGGCCTGCCACCCCACTGCCAGGATCGCCAAATCTTCCTTATGCTCCTACACTTTGTTGTGCCTCTTCTTTAAGATCTGGAAGATACGCTGCTTTTCGCTTTCACTATCATGCCCAGGAGTTTCGAATCGATGAAATTGAGATCCATAACTCTCCTCTTCTGTCTGCACCACTACCACCAGACCTATATCTTAGTTATTTGGTGAGGGTTCTCGGCCCAAATGGTCGTATTTATTTTCTTGACTGTGGTGTCGATGATGCTACAGCATGGACTACTGGTCGTGGTAACGTTTATTTTAAGGTTAGTGCGCTTCAAGTTTGTAAAATCAAGCTTGAGGAAGgacagaagaagaagaagaagaataaaaggAAGGAGATGGAGCATGGCGGAGAAGAAAATGAGACAATTATGCCTGGCTCAAACAAAGAACATGTGTTGAAGATATGCAATAAAAAGCGTGACTCAAACAAAGAACAAGTGctaaagaaatgcaagaaaaagctAAAGATATGCAAGAAAAAGCTTGACTCTAACAAAGAACAAGTGCTAAAGATATGCAAGAAAAAACTTGGTTCTAACAAAGAACAAGTGCTAAAGATATGCAAGAAAAAAAAGATGCAGAAGGGGAATGATGAAGAAAAGGAAACGACTGTCACGCTTGACCAGATGAGGAATGCTCAAGTAGAGGACGAGACAATAGAGCTTAAGATGAACCACATATGGAGGAGGAGCTTGTTTGCTGGTCCGATAGTTGATATACTCAAACTTGTAGTTGCCGCATTTGCTTTGTAG